In Rutidosis leptorrhynchoides isolate AG116_Rl617_1_P2 chromosome 2, CSIRO_AGI_Rlap_v1, whole genome shotgun sequence, one genomic interval encodes:
- the LOC139889894 gene encoding uncharacterized protein yields the protein MEDIANAGYSLQAKVSDVFGADFVWPSAWIEKYPSLAAFQKPVLDDMSDRLVWKSSDADRNAYVSYIWESIRPRAQVVSWFDVVWFNQCIPKHAFVMWLLMGERLKTQDRLKPWELRDNPTLICFEWKTCRVAIMSAASRKSVVWIVSKLCFAASVYHIWQERNARLFKRGKKTEEQLFESIRSNVRLKLMATLFKATKKVDQMKEDWWLC from the exons ATGGAAGATATCGCCAACGCAGGTTATTCTCTTCAAGCTAAGGTTAGTGATGTTTTTGGTGCTGATTTTGTTTGGCCGAGTGCGTGGATTGAAAAATATCCTAGTCTAGCGGCTTTTCAGAAACCAGTGTTGGACGATATGAGTGATAGGCTAGTTTGGAAGAGCTCTGATGCTGACCGTAATGCTTATGTTTCGTATATCTGGGAGTCCATTAGGCCTCGTGCTCAAGTGGTTAGCTGGTTTGATGTGGTTTGGTTCAACCAATGTATTCCTAAACATGCTTTTGTCATGTGGCTCTTGATGGGTGAACGGCTCAAGACGCAGGATCGTTTAAAGCCTTGGGAGCTTcgtgacaacccaactctgatat GTTTTGAATGGAAGACGTGTCGGGTTGCTATTATGAGTGCTGCTTCACGGAAGAGTGTGGTATGGATTGTTTCCAAACTTTGCTTCGCCGCTAGTGTTTATCATATATGGCAGGAAAGAAATGCGAGGTTATTCAAGCGGGGAAAGAAGACGGAAGAACAACTGTTTGAATCGATCAGGTCCAATGTCCGGCTGAAACTGATGGCCACTTTATTTAAGGCTACAAAAAAGGTGGATCAAATGAAAGAGGATTGGTGGCTTTGTTAG